A part of Cryptococcus decagattii chromosome 2, complete sequence genomic DNA contains:
- a CDS encoding phenylalanine-tRNA ligase, beta subunit: MPTITVDKAELYRRLEKEYSFEEFDELCFEFGIELDEDTTIQVEEARKKGLPTPPPQLKIEIPANRYDLLCIEGLARALRIFLENDVPPSYKLDIPEKMQEVYVEASTSPLRPYFASAVLRLARPMNQLEYESFIDLQDKLHQNLCRMRKFVAIGTHDLDTIEGPFRYMCKDPKQIKFAPLNRDTENTAEELMTIYEADRHLSKYLHLIKDAPAYPIIYDSKDRVLSMPPIINSQRSKIVPGKTTNIFIDTTATDKTKLDIVINMVCTMFAEYCRVPFHIEPVRVHMPDGTSHITPPLEPRATTASSSYINAAIGLSLSRQEICTLLTLNRLGDIIRKECAMAGWVEALPLILCSHDENFAWLNRPDPGHYAVQLANPKSLEYQVIRTSLLPGMLKTARENKALSLPMKIFEVSDVAVQDPTEERQARNYRRLCAVYMDRKAGFEVAHGLLDRVMQILAVPFLEKKENEGNYGYYIASADDPTYLPGRAAHVFYRPKPGAHPSKPTPSTSSSNPIQSFTSDLKAALHAEKGSSWERDINIGSLGILHPSVLVNFELIRPCSALEIDVEPLL, translated from the exons ATG CCCACCATCACCGTCGACAAGGCCGAGCTCTACAGGCggttggagaaggagtaCT CTTTCGAAGAGTTTGACGAACTCTGTTTTGAGTTCGGTATTGAGCTCGACGAGGAC ACCACAATTcaagttgaagaagctcGTAAAAAGGGACTTCCTACTCCTCCTCCCCAGCTCAAGATTGAGATTCCTGCCAATCGATATGACTTACTCTGTATTGAAGGCCTCGCGAGGGCCTTGAGAATCTTCTTGGAAAATGATGTGCCTCCCAGCTACAAACTCGATATCCCGGAGAAGATGCAAGAAGTTTATGTCGAAGCTTCT ACCTCACCTCTTCGACCATACTTTGCCTCAGCCGTTCTTCGTCTTGCCCGACCTATGAACCAACTCGAATACGAGTCTTTCATTGATCTCCAAGACAAGCTTCACCAAAACCTTTGCCGAATGAGGAAGTTCGTCGCCATCGGTACGCATGATTTGGATACCATCGAGGGACCTTTCAGGTACATGTGCAAGGACCCTAAGCAAATCAAGTTTGCGCCTCTTAACAGGGATACGGAGAACACTGCCGAGGAGTTGATGACTATATATGAG GCCGACAGACATCTCTCCAAGTATTTGCATCTCATTAAGGATGCCCCGGCGTATCCTATCATCTACGATAGCAAGGACCGAGTACTGTCTATGCCCCCTATCATTAATTCTCAGC GCTCTAAGATTGTACCTGGCAAGACAACTAACATCTTCATTGACACAACCGCTACTGACAAGACCAAACT TGACATCGTCATCAACATGGTTTGCACCATGTTTGCCGAGTACTGCAGGGTTCCTTTCCA CATCGAGCCTGTCAGAGTCCACATGCCTGACGGCACCTCTCACATCACCCCTCCTCTGGAACCACGTGCCACCAcagcttcctcttcttacATCAATGCCGCTATCGGTCTTTCACTGTCTCGCCAGGAAATTTGCACACTCTTGACCC TGAATAGGCTGGGTGATATTATCAGGAAGGAATGTGCGATGGCTGGCTGGGTTGAGGCTCTGCCTTTGATTTTG TGCTCTCATGACGAAAACTTTGCCTGGCTCAACCGTCCTGACCCTGGCCACTACGCGGTCCAGCTTGCCAATCCAAAGTCCCTCGAGTACCAGGTCATCCGAACCTCCCTCTTGCCCGGTATGCTTAAGACCGCTCGTGAAAACAAGGCTTTGTCTTTGCCCATGAAGATTTTCGAAGTTTCGGACGTTGCCGTGCAGGATCCCACCGAGGAAAGGCAGGCTAGGAACTACAGAAGGCTTTGTGCGGTCTACATGGACAGAAAGGCCGGTTTTGAAGTCGCCCACGGACTGTTGGACAGGGTGATGCAGATTTTGGCGGTCCCTTTCttggaaaaaaaggaaaacgAAGGAAATTACGGGTACTATATCGCCTCTGCAGACG ACCCTACTTACCTCCCTGGCCGGGCGGCTCACGTTTTCTACCGACCCAAACCTGGTGCCCATCCTTCTAAACCCACTCCCTctacttcttcatccaatCCCATTCAGTCGTTCACTTCTGACCTCAAGGCAGCCTTGCACGCGGAGAAGGGGTCTTCATGGGAGAGGGATATCAACATTGGCTCTTTGGGTATTCTGCACCCCAGCGTACTTGTCAACTTTGAGTTGATCAGACCTTGTTCTGCTTTGGAGATTGATGTGGAACCTTTATTGTAA